From one Halothece sp. PCC 7418 genomic stretch:
- a CDS encoding DUF3365 domain-containing protein: MFNFLDNLIGNLKLNSKIKTIFLLVMPIFLIGIIITGLALNQILTSSYKSEVTSKALLAMETMNSVREYTSNHVRPELVDRLKSEFLPETVPAYSATEVFKNLTANPNYQNFSYKEATVNPTNPRDQADEFETQLIQQFRRQQDVEELRGFRSSARTKSFYIAHPLKVSQASCLECHGNVSDAPQSLIDKYGTEGGFNWELGQIVGAQIVSVPADQIQQQTKQAIKVTMGFMLAFLATMVITVILVNLSLQRYVIRPIKKVARAAESISHKDFDLSLLRPVQSRLDELGHLAKVFQNMADQVYTREQQLEQKVTELKVKIDHNRKEKEVKEIVNTDFFKDLENRAQSLRKRHKKS; the protein is encoded by the coding sequence ATGTTCAATTTTTTAGATAATTTAATTGGAAACTTAAAGTTAAACTCTAAGATTAAAACAATTTTTCTCTTAGTAATGCCGATTTTTTTGATCGGAATTATAATAACAGGATTAGCTTTAAATCAAATTCTGACTAGTAGTTATAAATCAGAGGTGACTTCTAAAGCCTTACTCGCCATGGAAACGATGAACTCCGTTAGGGAATATACGAGTAACCACGTTAGACCAGAACTAGTTGATCGCTTAAAATCAGAGTTTTTACCAGAAACAGTTCCTGCTTATTCAGCCACAGAAGTCTTTAAAAATTTAACCGCCAATCCGAACTATCAAAACTTTTCTTATAAGGAAGCAACTGTAAATCCTACTAATCCTAGAGATCAAGCAGATGAGTTTGAAACGCAACTGATTCAACAATTTCGTCGGCAACAAGATGTAGAAGAGTTGAGGGGATTTCGTTCCTCCGCTAGAACCAAGAGTTTTTATATTGCACATCCCTTAAAAGTGTCTCAAGCAAGTTGTTTAGAGTGTCATGGTAATGTTAGTGATGCTCCACAGTCATTAATTGATAAGTATGGTACAGAGGGGGGATTCAATTGGGAACTCGGTCAAATTGTGGGAGCACAAATTGTTTCTGTGCCTGCTGATCAAATACAACAGCAAACGAAACAAGCGATTAAGGTAACCATGGGATTTATGCTTGCTTTTTTAGCCACTATGGTAATCACTGTCATCTTAGTGAATTTATCTTTGCAACGATATGTGATTCGTCCAATTAAGAAAGTAGCTCGTGCCGCAGAATCGATTAGTCATAAGGACTTTGATCTATCCCTGTTGAGGCCGGTTCAGTCACGCTTAGATGAATTAGGACATTTAGCTAAAGTATTTCAAAATATGGCTGATCAAGTTTATACACGAGAGCAACAATTGGAACAGAAAGTTACTGAATTGAAAGTCAAAATTGACCACAATCGGAAAGAAAAAGAGGTCAAAGAGATTGTGAACACGGATTTCTTTAAAGATTTAGAAAATAGAGCTCAATCTCTACGCAAACGTCATAAAAAAAGTTAA
- a CDS encoding bacteriorhodopsin-like, which yields MNSYTLAATPELLSVEQFNLVYNAFSLTIAAMLAAALFFFNSKQLVGTRYRVAVIISGLIVSIAAYHYFRIFNSWEAAYVLEDGNYVASGQVFNDAYRYVDWLLTVPLLLIEAVAVLGLPKQTSRPLFIKLAVAAVLMIATGYPGEVAETIQGRAIWGAVSTVPFAYILFVLWFELKGAIMRQPEEVQTLISGMRWLILASWGVYPIAYLLPELGITGPVATVSVQIGYTIADLLAKPVFGLLAFSIARIKSQADAAADNGSGSGYDSPTQKSVAGTKATA from the coding sequence ATGAATAGCTACACCTTGGCAGCAACGCCAGAATTGCTGAGCGTCGAGCAATTTAACTTAGTCTATAACGCCTTTTCTTTAACGATCGCTGCCATGTTAGCTGCTGCTCTATTTTTCTTTAATAGTAAGCAGTTAGTTGGCACTCGCTATCGAGTCGCTGTGATTATTTCGGGTCTCATTGTCAGCATTGCAGCCTATCACTATTTCCGCATCTTCAACAGTTGGGAAGCTGCTTATGTCTTAGAGGATGGCAACTATGTCGCCAGTGGGCAAGTGTTTAATGATGCCTATCGTTATGTGGATTGGCTGTTAACGGTGCCATTACTCCTCATTGAAGCAGTGGCAGTCCTCGGTTTACCGAAGCAAACCTCACGCCCACTATTTATTAAACTAGCAGTGGCTGCGGTGTTAATGATTGCCACGGGCTATCCTGGTGAAGTGGCTGAAACCATTCAAGGACGCGCAATTTGGGGTGCAGTCAGTACCGTCCCGTTTGCCTACATTCTCTTTGTCCTGTGGTTTGAACTCAAAGGCGCAATCATGCGTCAGCCAGAAGAAGTACAAACCCTGATTTCAGGAATGCGCTGGTTAATTCTTGCCTCTTGGGGCGTTTATCCCATTGCCTACTTACTCCCAGAGTTGGGAATTACAGGACCAGTTGCAACGGTTAGCGTTCAAATTGGTTATACCATCGCTGACTTACTCGCTAAGCCTGTATTCGGCTTACTCGCCTTCTCCATTGCTCGTATTAAATCACAAGCTGATGCAGCAGCCGATAATGGTAGTGGGTCTGGGTATGATAGCCCAACCCAAAAATCCGTAGCAGGCACAAAAGCAACTGCCTAA
- a CDS encoding Fe2+-dependent dioxygenase — MILCIDQVLTSEELESIHDSLAKATFVDGKLTAGWHAKLVKENQQLSRKDAVAKSVKETVTQGLHRSQLFRMAVKPKNIRSPLISRYEEGMSYGTHVDNALMGQGNDLMRSDVSFTLFLNSPEDYDGGELVIETSQGEQSFKLNAGAMITYPSTTLHRVEPVTKGVRLVAVSWVQSLIRDPNEREILFDLETTRQAIFNKYGKTQEFDLVAKSCANLLRKWTEV, encoded by the coding sequence ATGATTCTTTGTATTGATCAGGTTTTGACTTCAGAAGAGTTAGAATCTATTCATGATTCCCTCGCCAAGGCAACATTTGTCGATGGTAAACTCACCGCAGGGTGGCACGCCAAACTGGTGAAAGAAAACCAGCAACTCTCCAGAAAAGATGCTGTGGCAAAATCAGTAAAAGAAACTGTAACCCAAGGACTCCATCGAAGTCAGTTGTTTCGGATGGCAGTAAAGCCCAAAAATATTCGTTCTCCGCTAATTAGTCGCTACGAGGAAGGAATGTCTTATGGGACTCATGTTGATAATGCACTGATGGGACAGGGGAATGATTTAATGCGGTCTGATGTCTCGTTTACCCTCTTTCTCAATTCTCCTGAAGACTATGACGGCGGAGAATTAGTGATTGAAACCTCCCAAGGAGAACAGTCTTTTAAGCTCAATGCTGGTGCAATGATTACTTACCCTTCCACCACTCTACATCGAGTAGAACCAGTCACGAAAGGAGTTCGTCTAGTTGCGGTCAGTTGGGTACAAAGTTTGATTCGTGATCCCAATGAAAGGGAAATCTTATTTGATTTAGAAACAACACGCCAAGCCATATTTAACAAGTATGGCAAAACCCAAGAATTTGATTTAGTCGCAAAAAGTTGCGCCAATTTACTCCGAAAATGGACAGAAGTTTAA